A genome region from Solirubrobacter pauli includes the following:
- a CDS encoding protein jag — translation MSDSADRVKDLLEHVSDALALDADVVIEEEGRIIKATLEGDDLGLFIGRHGQTIDAVQHLAFKTATRDQPPSAGVRVVVDAAGYRERRELALQRQADEAAEKAVDSGRPVALDAMSATERKVVHEYLKDRDDVETYSEGTEPDRHLVVAPLEG, via the coding sequence ATGAGCGATTCCGCCGACCGTGTGAAAGACCTGCTGGAGCACGTGAGCGACGCGCTCGCGTTGGACGCCGACGTCGTCATCGAGGAGGAGGGCCGGATCATCAAGGCCACGCTCGAAGGCGACGACCTCGGCCTCTTCATCGGGCGGCACGGCCAGACGATCGATGCCGTGCAGCACCTGGCGTTCAAGACCGCGACGCGTGACCAGCCGCCGTCGGCCGGCGTGCGCGTGGTGGTCGACGCGGCGGGCTACCGGGAGCGCCGTGAGCTCGCGCTGCAGCGGCAGGCCGACGAGGCCGCCGAGAAGGCCGTCGACTCCGGTCGCCCCGTCGCGCTGGACGCGATGAGCGCGACCGAGCGCAAGGTCGTGCATGAGTACCTGAAGGACCGCGACGACGTCGAGACGTACTCGGAGGGCACCGAGCCCGACCGGCACCTCGTCGTGGCTCCCCTCGAGGGCTGA
- the rsmG gene encoding 16S rRNA (guanine(527)-N(7))-methyltransferase RsmG translates to MKRLEDVAPAHAVDALARILGFQSIEPTASTTVRDPAEAVGRHVGDSLSALALPEVADARRIADLGSGAGWPGLALAAALPDAHVWLVESAIRHCRYLEQAVDIGELANVTVVHARIEEWSGEHDLVTARALAALAVLVEYAAPLLELGGHFVAWKGAVSDDEDASGLRAAEIVGLERTQILPVVPYDGARDHTLHVFRKVRPTPTRFPRRAGMATKRPLA, encoded by the coding sequence GTGAAACGGTTGGAGGACGTCGCGCCGGCGCACGCCGTGGATGCGCTGGCGCGGATCCTCGGCTTCCAGTCGATCGAGCCGACGGCGTCGACGACCGTCCGCGACCCGGCGGAGGCCGTCGGCCGGCACGTCGGCGATTCGCTGTCCGCCCTGGCATTGCCCGAGGTCGCGGACGCACGGCGCATCGCCGACCTCGGCTCGGGCGCCGGGTGGCCCGGCTTGGCGTTGGCCGCAGCACTGCCCGACGCGCACGTCTGGCTCGTGGAGAGCGCGATCCGCCACTGCCGCTACCTCGAGCAGGCGGTCGACATCGGTGAGCTGGCGAACGTGACCGTCGTGCACGCGCGGATCGAGGAGTGGAGCGGCGAGCACGACCTCGTCACGGCCCGGGCGCTGGCCGCGCTCGCGGTGCTCGTGGAGTACGCGGCGCCGCTGCTCGAGCTCGGTGGGCACTTCGTCGCCTGGAAGGGTGCGGTCTCCGACGACGAGGACGCGTCCGGGCTGCGGGCCGCCGAGATCGTCGGCTTGGAGCGCACGCAGATCCTGCCGGTCGTTCCGTACGACGGCGCGCGCGACCATACGCTTCACGTGTTCCGCAAGGTGCGGCCGACGCCGACGCGCTTCCCGCGCCGCGCCGGCATGGCGACGAAGCGGCCCCTAGCCTGA
- a CDS encoding ParA family protein, translating into MGTIYAIANQKGGVGKTTTAVNVAACIAAAGYETLVVDVDPQGNATVGLGVAREGVGVYDVLGGDVSARDAVRATDIERLSILVSTPDLAGATMELPRIPGSERRLREALEPLREDYAFILLDCPPSLGPLTVNALVAAERVIVPVQTEYFALEGLAGLLDTLSLIQRELNPRLTVAGMLLTMHDARTRLAQDVEREVRAHFPALVFDTVIPRNVRLGEAPSYGIPVIHHDPHSSGAEAYFSLAKEVAARG; encoded by the coding sequence ATGGGCACCATCTACGCGATCGCGAACCAGAAGGGCGGGGTCGGCAAGACGACCACCGCGGTGAATGTCGCCGCGTGCATCGCCGCCGCCGGCTACGAAACGCTCGTCGTGGACGTCGATCCCCAGGGCAACGCGACGGTGGGCCTGGGTGTCGCGCGCGAGGGCGTGGGGGTCTATGACGTCCTCGGAGGGGACGTTTCCGCCCGGGACGCCGTCCGCGCGACCGACATCGAGCGCCTCTCGATCCTCGTCTCCACCCCGGATCTCGCCGGCGCCACGATGGAGCTGCCGCGCATCCCGGGCTCGGAGCGCCGCCTCCGCGAGGCGCTCGAGCCGCTCCGCGAGGACTACGCCTTCATCCTGCTCGACTGCCCGCCGTCGCTCGGTCCGCTCACGGTGAACGCCCTCGTGGCGGCTGAGCGGGTCATCGTCCCGGTCCAGACCGAGTACTTCGCGCTCGAAGGCCTCGCCGGTCTGCTGGACACGTTGTCCCTCATCCAACGCGAGCTGAATCCGCGGCTGACCGTCGCCGGGATGCTCCTGACGATGCACGACGCGCGCACGCGCCTCGCGCAGGATGTCGAGCGCGAGGTCCGTGCGCACTTCCCGGCCCTCGTGTTCGACACCGTCATCCCGCGCAACGTCCGCCTGGGCGAGGCGCCGAGCTACGGCATTCCCGTCATCCACCACGACCCCCACAGCTCCGGGGCCGAGGCCTACTTCTCGCTCGCCAAGGAGGTGGCCGCGCGTGGCTGA
- a CDS encoding ParB/RepB/Spo0J family partition protein — MADRPRGMGRGLAAILAPTEGTAPGAELRKLPVDLIAPNPRQPRRVFDEESLLALSESVKERGVIQPVLVRPCPGGSYELIAGERRWRAAQLAGLEVVPAVVQPHEDRESLEIALIENMAREDLNPIEEARACSLLVDELGLTREEVGRRVGRSRVAVSNLLRLLDLPDEVLDLLVEGRLTEGHGRALLMAPDHGDRRRLGRSAADEDWTVRETEARARETTRPPEVAPKVTRELHPDQEEAAARIGDVFLRAFGADVRVKPRGTGYTVALNFESLDEALELASRFDRRRV, encoded by the coding sequence GTGGCTGACCGTCCCCGGGGCATGGGCCGCGGTCTCGCCGCGATCCTCGCGCCCACTGAAGGCACCGCGCCCGGCGCCGAGCTGCGCAAGCTGCCGGTCGACCTGATCGCGCCGAACCCGCGCCAGCCGCGCCGGGTCTTCGACGAGGAGTCCCTGCTCGCGCTGTCGGAGTCCGTGAAGGAGCGCGGCGTCATCCAGCCCGTGCTGGTGCGCCCGTGCCCCGGTGGCTCCTACGAGCTGATCGCTGGCGAGCGTCGCTGGCGCGCGGCCCAACTGGCCGGCTTGGAGGTCGTCCCGGCCGTCGTGCAGCCGCATGAGGACCGCGAGTCGCTCGAGATCGCCCTGATCGAGAACATGGCCCGCGAGGACCTCAACCCGATCGAGGAGGCCCGTGCCTGCTCGCTCCTCGTCGACGAGCTCGGGCTCACCCGCGAGGAGGTCGGTCGCCGCGTGGGCCGGTCGCGAGTGGCCGTCTCGAACCTGCTGCGCCTGCTGGACCTGCCGGACGAGGTGCTGGACCTGCTCGTCGAGGGTCGGCTCACCGAGGGCCACGGCCGTGCGCTCCTGATGGCGCCCGACCATGGCGACCGCCGCCGCCTCGGCCGCAGCGCCGCCGACGAGGACTGGACCGTGCGTGAGACCGAGGCCCGCGCGCGCGAGACCACGCGCCCGCCTGAGGTCGCTCCGAAGGTCACGCGCGAGCTGCATCCGGATCAGGAGGAGGCCGCGGCGCGGATCGGCGACGTCTTCCTACGCGCGTTCGGCGCCGACGTGCGGGTCAAGCCGCGCGGCACGGGCTACACGGTGGCGCTCAACTTCGAGTCGCTGGACGAGGCGCTGGAGCTCGCTTCGCGCTTCGATCGCCGACGCGTGTAA
- a CDS encoding glutathione peroxidase, producing the protein MGLLSTAKLYLQRTETVDAPTDLYEHEIGLLEGGTLDLRTLRGNPTLIVNTASKCGLTPQFEGLQALYDRFGSQGLQVVGSPSGDFAAQELDDADAISGFCQRNYGVTFTMTEKVSVRANPHPLWGDLARQPNSGPPTWNFSKYLVGADGRLLARFSSTTKPDSSRLTAAIEAALHA; encoded by the coding sequence ATGGGTCTCCTCTCGACCGCGAAGCTCTATCTCCAGCGCACGGAGACCGTCGACGCGCCCACGGACCTCTACGAGCACGAGATCGGCCTGCTCGAGGGCGGCACGCTCGACCTGCGCACGCTGCGCGGCAACCCGACGCTGATCGTCAACACGGCGAGCAAGTGCGGCCTCACGCCGCAGTTCGAAGGCCTGCAGGCGCTCTACGACCGCTTCGGGAGCCAGGGCCTGCAGGTCGTCGGCAGCCCGTCGGGCGACTTCGCCGCCCAGGAGCTTGACGACGCGGACGCGATCAGTGGGTTCTGCCAACGCAACTACGGCGTCACGTTCACGATGACCGAGAAGGTCTCCGTGCGCGCGAACCCGCACCCGCTCTGGGGCGACCTGGCCCGCCAGCCGAACTCCGGCCCGCCGACCTGGAACTTCTCCAAGTACCTCGTGGGTGCCGACGGCCGGCTGCTCGCGCGCTTCTCCTCGACGACGAAGCCCGACTCCTCGCGGCTCACCGCCGCGATCGAAGCGGCGCTCCACGCGTGA
- a CDS encoding response regulator transcription factor produces the protein MSRILIAEDEPRLSSFLVKGLRAAGYTTTVCEDGDRAADLARAAEFDLLILDIGLPGQDGFAVLRALQARQERLPVLVLTARDEVEDMVTGLDLGADDYVTKPFVFDALLARVRARLRQAGGEPPTLILSAGGITLDVRTRRAAADDGEAELTAKEFSLLETFLRHPGQVLTREQLLSHVWGYDFDPGSNVVDVYVGYLRRKLGSERFETVRGIGYRLKP, from the coding sequence TTGAGCCGCATCCTGATCGCCGAGGACGAGCCGCGGCTGTCGTCGTTCCTCGTGAAGGGCCTGCGGGCCGCGGGGTACACGACGACGGTCTGCGAGGACGGGGACCGCGCCGCGGACCTCGCTCGCGCCGCGGAGTTCGACCTCCTGATCTTGGACATCGGGCTGCCCGGGCAGGACGGCTTCGCGGTGCTGCGGGCGCTCCAGGCCCGCCAGGAGCGGCTCCCGGTGCTCGTCCTGACCGCGCGCGACGAGGTCGAGGACATGGTCACGGGCCTCGACCTCGGCGCCGACGACTACGTGACCAAGCCGTTCGTGTTCGACGCGCTGCTGGCACGCGTGCGGGCGCGGCTGCGCCAGGCGGGTGGCGAGCCGCCGACGCTGATCCTGTCGGCCGGCGGCATCACGCTCGACGTCCGCACACGGCGGGCCGCGGCCGACGACGGCGAGGCCGAGCTGACCGCCAAGGAGTTCTCGCTGCTGGAGACGTTCCTCCGCCATCCCGGCCAGGTGCTCACGCGCGAGCAGCTGCTCTCGCACGTGTGGGGCTACGACTTCGACCCAGGCTCGAACGTCGTCGACGTCTACGTCGGCTACCTGCGTCGCAAGCTCGGCTCCGAGCGATTCGAGACCGTGCGGGGCATCGGCTACCGGCTCAAGCCCTAG
- a CDS encoding sensor histidine kinase: MGLRRRIFGGARTRILAAFVVLMAFSTVVSVVAIYEVLVVRADDRLDESLQQEVEEFRQLASVSDGGSLAALFRLYEARNVLAPDETVVMFVDGRLFKTISGGRGGRLSLGGETARWGTLRDPERGEVETPTETVRYLAVPVPQTGTEPRGVFVVAADLSAERDDVMEAMRLATLVLLSVLLIASALAWVVAGRLLAPLRALDDTARSISETDLTRRIPVSGNDEIAELSRTFNAMVDRLEGAFASQRAFVSDASHELRTPITIVRGHLELLGDDPDERRETIALVTDELDRMSRFVDDLLLLAKAERSDFLRVGEVELGALTDELLDKAAGLGRRAWALEARGEAVLQADRQRLTQAVMGLAQNAVQHTQDGDVIWIGSSVDGDEAALWVRDSGPGVSEEDQARVFERFARAAGSRRRSEGAGLGLAIVRAIAEAHGGRATLSSPAGAGATFTVVVPLAGPEVSR, translated from the coding sequence TTGGGTCTTCGACGGCGGATCTTCGGCGGCGCCCGCACGCGCATCCTCGCCGCGTTCGTCGTGCTGATGGCGTTCTCGACCGTCGTGTCGGTCGTCGCCATCTACGAGGTGCTCGTCGTGCGGGCCGACGACCGCCTGGACGAGTCGCTGCAGCAGGAGGTCGAGGAGTTCCGCCAGCTCGCCTCCGTCAGCGACGGCGGCTCGCTCGCCGCCCTGTTCCGGCTCTACGAGGCCCGCAACGTCCTCGCCCCGGACGAGACGGTCGTGATGTTCGTCGATGGGCGACTGTTCAAGACGATCTCCGGTGGCCGGGGCGGGCGCCTCTCGCTCGGCGGCGAGACCGCGCGCTGGGGGACGCTGCGCGATCCCGAGCGCGGCGAGGTCGAGACGCCCACGGAGACCGTTCGCTACCTCGCCGTCCCGGTGCCCCAGACGGGGACCGAGCCGCGCGGCGTGTTCGTGGTCGCCGCCGACCTGAGCGCGGAGCGCGACGACGTCATGGAAGCCATGCGGCTGGCCACGCTGGTGCTGCTCTCGGTGCTGCTGATCGCGTCCGCGCTCGCCTGGGTCGTGGCCGGCCGCCTGCTGGCGCCGCTGCGGGCGCTCGACGACACCGCCCGGTCGATCTCGGAAACCGATCTCACGCGACGCATCCCGGTCTCCGGCAACGACGAGATCGCGGAGCTCTCGCGGACGTTCAACGCGATGGTCGACCGGCTCGAGGGCGCGTTCGCCTCCCAGCGGGCGTTCGTGAGCGACGCCTCGCACGAGCTGCGCACGCCGATCACGATCGTCCGCGGCCACCTCGAGCTGCTCGGCGACGACCCCGACGAGCGGCGCGAGACGATCGCGCTCGTCACCGACGAGCTGGACCGCATGAGCCGCTTCGTCGACGACCTGCTGCTGCTGGCCAAGGCCGAGCGCAGCGACTTCCTGCGCGTGGGCGAGGTCGAGCTCGGCGCCTTGACCGACGAGCTGCTCGACAAGGCCGCCGGGCTGGGCCGCCGGGCGTGGGCGCTCGAGGCGCGGGGTGAGGCGGTGCTGCAGGCCGACCGGCAGCGGCTCACGCAGGCGGTGATGGGGCTCGCGCAGAACGCCGTCCAGCACACGCAGGACGGCGACGTGATCTGGATCGGGAGCTCCGTCGACGGCGACGAGGCGGCGCTGTGGGTGCGCGACAGCGGCCCGGGCGTCTCGGAGGAGGACCAGGCGCGCGTGTTCGAGCGCTTCGCGCGCGCGGCCGGGAGCCGTCGGCGGTCCGAGGGCGCCGGGCTCGGCCTCGCCATCGTCCGCGCCATCGCCGAGGCCCACGGCGGTCGCGCCACTCTTTCGAGCCCGGCGGGCGCCGGCGCCACGTTCACTGTCGTCGTGCCGTTAGCCGGACCGGAGGTGTCCCGTTGA
- a CDS encoding DNA adenine methylase: MRAYPRIRFMGSKYRLAPRLAEVFASLPPGPAIDAFSGSGVVAYTLKASGREVLANDMLVFTSTLAEALVANADEQLTDADVARICSPSRDGRDFIASTFDGLYFPPSDHAFLDSAWSHIDELEGAKRALALSALCLAAAQKQPRGVFTVTTPRYDDGRRQLRMSLQELFVEAVGRCNAAVIPGRARARCGDVFDVNEPAAVAYLDPPYAPPRDDTCYVKRYHFLEGLATYWRGQEIMWETRTRKLAKRHTPFASKRTAPDALDRLFDHFRAADALVVSYGSNAAISGDELEALIGRHRRSVERIELEHRYAFGTHATAQRRAATEYVFVGR, from the coding sequence GTGCGCGCCTACCCGCGGATTCGCTTCATGGGCTCCAAGTACCGGCTCGCACCGCGGCTGGCGGAGGTGTTCGCCTCGCTGCCGCCCGGCCCGGCGATCGACGCCTTCAGTGGCAGCGGCGTCGTGGCTTACACGCTCAAGGCGAGCGGCCGCGAGGTGCTGGCCAACGACATGCTCGTGTTCACCAGCACGCTGGCCGAGGCGCTCGTGGCCAACGCCGATGAGCAGCTCACCGACGCCGACGTGGCCCGCATCTGCTCGCCCAGCCGCGACGGACGCGACTTCATCGCCAGCACGTTCGACGGCCTGTACTTCCCGCCGAGCGACCACGCGTTCCTCGACAGCGCGTGGTCGCACATCGACGAGCTGGAGGGCGCGAAGCGCGCGCTGGCCCTGAGCGCGCTCTGCCTCGCGGCCGCGCAGAAGCAGCCGCGCGGCGTGTTCACGGTGACGACGCCCCGCTACGACGACGGGCGCCGGCAGCTGCGCATGAGCCTGCAGGAGCTGTTCGTCGAGGCCGTCGGGCGTTGCAACGCCGCCGTGATCCCCGGCCGGGCCCGCGCGCGCTGCGGCGACGTGTTCGACGTGAACGAGCCCGCCGCCGTCGCCTACCTGGACCCGCCGTACGCGCCGCCCCGCGACGACACGTGCTACGTCAAGCGCTACCACTTCCTCGAAGGCCTGGCGACCTACTGGCGCGGGCAGGAGATCATGTGGGAGACCCGCACGCGCAAGCTGGCCAAGCGCCACACGCCGTTCGCCTCCAAGCGCACCGCACCCGACGCGCTGGACCGGCTGTTCGACCACTTCCGCGCCGCCGACGCGCTCGTCGTCTCCTACGGCTCGAACGCCGCGATCTCCGGCGACGAGCTGGAGGCGCTGATCGGCCGGCATCGCCGCTCCGTCGAGCGGATCGAGCTCGAGCACCGGTACGCGTTCGGGACCCACGCGACCGCGCAGCGGCGGGCCGCGACCGAGTACGTCTTCGTCGGCCGCTGA
- a CDS encoding bifunctional nuclease family protein — MVIYGVSFDMVGKQPIVLLKAVDTNKFLPIWIGHPEAAAILMKLQGASTPRPMTHDLLFDMLGELEVTCTRVSVTELRENTFYASITLSVNGREVEIDSRPSDALALAVRSGAPIFAAEDVIAESAIEFEHEVEDTEEVVDKFKEFLDRVTPEDFAGGDT; from the coding sequence ATGGTGATCTACGGCGTGAGCTTCGACATGGTCGGCAAGCAGCCGATCGTGCTTTTGAAGGCCGTCGACACGAACAAGTTCCTTCCGATCTGGATCGGGCATCCAGAGGCGGCGGCGATTTTGATGAAGCTCCAGGGGGCGTCGACGCCGCGGCCGATGACGCACGATCTCCTGTTCGACATGCTCGGGGAGCTCGAGGTCACGTGCACGCGCGTCTCGGTCACCGAGCTGCGCGAGAACACGTTCTACGCGTCGATCACGCTGTCAGTGAACGGACGCGAGGTCGAGATCGACTCGCGGCCCAGCGATGCGCTGGCGCTCGCCGTGCGCTCCGGCGCGCCGATCTTCGCCGCCGAGGACGTCATCGCCGAGTCCGCGATCGAGTTCGAGCACGAGGTCGAGGACACCGAAGAGGTCGTCGACAAGTTCAAGGAGTTCCTGGACCGCGTGACGCCGGAGGACTTCGCCGGCGGCGATACGTAG
- a CDS encoding D-alanine--D-alanine ligase family protein: MKVAVLKGGSSLERTVSLRSGARVEDALARLGHEVLPIDVGADLVTRLQAERPDVAFVALHGRGGEDGTVQELLELVGVPYTASRPGACIRCMDKVVAKHALRDAGIPTPDFYAFSQAAFGELGAAKALPVIEERLDFPIVVKPAGQGSALGIKFASSAADVPNALVSAFSYDSKILLERYVPGRDLAVSIIDGPDGPQALPVVEAIPTEEDFYDFESRYEIGRTRFVCPADLSEELAARAQALALATWRVLGCSGFARVDLMTDGDDLTVLEANAIPGLTDTSLLPLAADAAGIGFDDFVARVLDLAVARSLAP; the protein is encoded by the coding sequence GTGAAGGTCGCGGTCCTCAAGGGCGGCTCCTCGCTGGAGCGCACCGTGTCGCTGCGCTCGGGCGCCCGCGTGGAGGACGCCCTTGCGCGGCTTGGGCACGAGGTGCTGCCGATCGACGTCGGCGCCGACCTGGTCACGCGCCTGCAGGCCGAGCGCCCGGACGTGGCGTTCGTCGCGCTGCACGGCCGCGGCGGCGAGGACGGCACGGTCCAGGAGCTCCTGGAGCTCGTCGGCGTCCCCTACACGGCCTCCCGCCCCGGCGCCTGCATCCGCTGCATGGACAAGGTCGTGGCCAAGCACGCGCTGCGCGACGCCGGCATCCCCACGCCCGACTTCTACGCGTTCTCCCAGGCCGCGTTCGGCGAGCTCGGCGCAGCCAAGGCGCTGCCGGTGATCGAGGAGCGGCTGGACTTCCCGATCGTCGTCAAGCCCGCGGGCCAGGGCTCGGCGCTGGGCATCAAGTTCGCCAGCAGCGCCGCCGACGTGCCCAACGCGCTCGTGTCGGCCTTCTCGTACGACTCGAAGATCCTGCTCGAGCGCTACGTGCCCGGGCGTGACCTCGCCGTCTCGATCATCGACGGGCCGGACGGGCCGCAGGCACTCCCCGTCGTGGAGGCGATCCCGACGGAGGAGGACTTCTACGACTTCGAGTCGCGCTACGAGATCGGGCGCACGCGGTTCGTCTGCCCGGCGGACCTGTCGGAGGAGCTGGCCGCCCGCGCGCAGGCGCTCGCGCTGGCGACGTGGCGCGTGCTGGGCTGCTCCGGCTTCGCCCGTGTGGACCTGATGACCGACGGCGACGACCTCACCGTGCTCGAGGCGAACGCGATCCCGGGTCTGACGGACACGTCGCTGCTGCCGCTGGCCGCCGACGCGGCCGGGATCGGCTTCGACGACTTCGTGGCCCGCGTGCTGGACCTCGCGGTCGCGCGCTCGCTCGCGCCCTGA
- a CDS encoding PLP-dependent aminotransferase family protein yields MTIDETPPNRPPSSAHEIERYGGLFAKRTRGMTSSAMRDMMAVTARPEVISLATGLPDTTTFPAEDFAWLMSRVAVDSSAAALQYGPTDGLDDVRRCIVEVMAAEGSEAEVDDVMVTTGGQQVIDLVCRAFLDPGDVVVAEAPTYPGAVPCFNSFQADVVQIAMDEHGMRMDVLEETLARLKSEGRRPKFIYTIPNFQNPGGVTMSLERRRALVTIAAEQELVILEDNPYGLLRYEGEPLPTLYSLDGGRYVIYLGTFSKILSAGLRLGWAAAPKPILERLNLGKQAADLCSSPLNQYFVAAYFQHRDWRTYLAQLRQIYRRRRDVMLEALEEHLPAEATFTRPQGGLFLWAKLPDYIDTTDLLARALREHVAFVPGRAAYLDGRGGSEMRLNFSGVNEDEIREGVRRIGKVVAEQVSLYGTLTGHKPAPKRGADVVEFRRREAS; encoded by the coding sequence ATGACGATAGACGAGACACCCCCGAACCGGCCCCCGTCCAGCGCGCACGAGATCGAGCGCTACGGCGGCCTGTTCGCCAAGCGCACGCGTGGGATGACGTCTTCCGCGATGCGGGACATGATGGCCGTGACCGCGCGGCCCGAGGTGATCTCGCTCGCCACCGGCCTGCCGGACACCACCACGTTCCCGGCCGAGGACTTCGCGTGGCTGATGTCCCGCGTGGCCGTCGACTCCAGCGCCGCGGCGCTCCAGTACGGCCCGACGGACGGCCTGGACGACGTGCGCCGGTGCATCGTCGAGGTGATGGCGGCCGAGGGCTCCGAGGCCGAGGTCGACGACGTCATGGTCACGACCGGCGGCCAGCAGGTGATCGACCTCGTCTGCCGCGCCTTCCTCGATCCGGGCGACGTCGTGGTCGCCGAGGCGCCGACGTATCCCGGCGCGGTGCCGTGCTTCAACTCCTTCCAGGCCGACGTCGTGCAGATCGCGATGGACGAGCACGGCATGCGCATGGACGTGCTCGAGGAGACGCTCGCGCGCCTGAAGAGCGAGGGGCGCCGGCCCAAGTTCATCTACACGATCCCGAACTTCCAGAACCCGGGCGGCGTGACGATGTCGCTGGAGCGCCGGCGCGCGCTGGTCACGATCGCCGCCGAGCAGGAGCTCGTGATCCTCGAGGACAACCCGTACGGGCTGCTGCGCTACGAGGGCGAGCCGCTGCCGACGCTCTACTCGCTCGACGGCGGCCGCTACGTGATCTACCTCGGCACGTTCTCGAAGATCCTCTCCGCGGGCCTGCGGCTGGGCTGGGCGGCCGCGCCGAAGCCGATCCTGGAGCGGCTGAACCTCGGCAAGCAGGCCGCCGACCTGTGCTCCTCGCCGCTGAACCAGTACTTCGTCGCGGCCTACTTCCAGCACCGTGACTGGCGCACCTACCTCGCGCAGCTGCGGCAGATCTACCGCCGCCGGCGTGACGTGATGCTGGAGGCGCTGGAGGAGCACCTGCCCGCCGAGGCGACGTTCACGCGCCCCCAGGGCGGCCTGTTCCTGTGGGCGAAGCTGCCCGACTACATCGACACGACCGACCTGCTGGCGCGCGCGCTGCGCGAGCACGTGGCGTTCGTCCCGGGCCGGGCGGCCTACCTGGACGGCCGCGGCGGCTCGGAGATGCGGCTGAACTTCAGCGGCGTCAACGAGGACGAGATCCGCGAGGGCGTGCGCCGGATCGGCAAGGTCGTGGCCGAGCAGGTCAGCCTCTACGGCACGTTGACCGGCCACAAGCCCGCGCCGAAGCGCGGCGCCGACGTGGTCGAGTTCCGGCGGCGGGAAGCGTCGTGA
- a CDS encoding alkaline phosphatase family protein: MPKKLVLAVIDAMKPAMLERAIATGRAPTLQLLIERGQYTDECVAAFPSVTPVCAASIATGTGPSEHEIPAMNWWHRGEDRYVEYGTSFGASRAFGIRQSLTDTIYNMNLEHLSRDVKTVFEHLDDADIRTAGTTYLMYRGRHRHEPSVSTALSRLAHTAFGLPTWGPKELFYADMFASRKTSCRSQLGLPGVRDQHSGCVSEFMVQQDLFDFLLLSLPDNDTHSHKYGPFAQVDSIAAADKQIARVMDAAGGPDRFLEDHAVIVCSDHSQSKVEGEIDLFRAFDGFGLRAAQRPREDDEIAVCPNSRAAQVYVLDRDRRRQLIPRIERTLLALEGVDLTMRMGDHPDGEAIVRGERSRGVKELRFAPRGELSDARGERWSVEGDLDLLGLKVEDDQIRSATYPDALSRVWSALRCHTTGEVLASARPGYEFLDWGGAHHVGGGSHGSLHANDSNAVLIWTGTGPEKASKEQWALRDITPMALQHFGVSAG; encoded by the coding sequence ATGCCCAAGAAGCTCGTCCTCGCGGTCATCGACGCGATGAAGCCCGCGATGTTGGAGCGGGCGATCGCGACGGGCCGCGCGCCGACGCTGCAGCTGCTGATCGAGCGCGGCCAGTACACGGACGAGTGCGTGGCCGCGTTCCCGTCGGTGACGCCCGTGTGCGCCGCGTCGATCGCGACGGGCACCGGCCCGAGCGAGCACGAGATCCCCGCCATGAACTGGTGGCACCGGGGCGAGGACCGCTACGTCGAGTACGGGACCAGCTTCGGCGCCAGCCGCGCCTTCGGCATCCGCCAGTCGCTGACGGACACGATCTACAACATGAACCTCGAGCACCTCTCGCGGGACGTGAAGACCGTGTTCGAGCACCTGGACGACGCGGACATCCGCACGGCCGGGACGACGTACCTGATGTACCGTGGCCGCCACCGCCACGAGCCGTCGGTGAGCACCGCGCTCTCGCGTCTGGCCCACACGGCGTTCGGCCTGCCCACGTGGGGCCCGAAGGAGCTCTTCTACGCGGACATGTTCGCGTCCCGCAAGACGTCCTGCCGCTCGCAGCTGGGCCTGCCGGGCGTGCGCGACCAGCACTCGGGCTGCGTGTCGGAGTTCATGGTCCAGCAGGACCTGTTCGACTTCCTGCTGCTGTCGCTGCCCGACAACGACACGCACTCGCACAAGTACGGGCCGTTCGCCCAGGTCGACTCGATCGCCGCCGCCGACAAGCAGATCGCCCGCGTGATGGATGCCGCCGGCGGTCCGGACCGCTTCCTCGAGGACCACGCGGTGATCGTCTGCAGCGACCACTCGCAGTCCAAGGTCGAGGGCGAGATCGACCTGTTCCGCGCGTTCGACGGCTTCGGCCTGCGCGCCGCCCAGCGGCCGCGCGAGGACGACGAGATCGCCGTCTGCCCGAACTCCCGCGCCGCGCAGGTCTACGTGCTCGACCGCGACCGGCGCCGCCAGCTGATCCCGCGCATCGAGCGCACGCTGCTGGCGCTCGAGGGCGTGGACCTGACGATGCGGATGGGCGACCACCCCGACGGGGAGGCGATCGTCCGCGGCGAGCGCTCACGCGGCGTGAAGGAGCTGCGCTTCGCCCCGCGCGGCGAGCTCAGCGACGCCCGCGGGGAGCGCTGGAGCGTCGAAGGGGACCTGGACCTGCTCGGCCTCAAGGTCGAGGACGACCAGATCCGCTCGGCCACCTATCCGGACGCGCTGAGCCGCGTCTGGAGCGCCCTGCGCTGCCACACGACGGGCGAGGTCCTCGCCTCGGCCCGCCCGGGCTACGAGTTCCTCGACTGGGGCGGCGCGCACCACGTCGGCGGCGGCTCCCACGGCTCGCTGCACGCCAACGACTCCAACGCCGTCCTGATCTGGACCGGCACCGGTCCGGAGAAGGCCTCCAAGGAGCAGTGGGCACTGCGGGACATCACGCCGATGGCGCTGCAGCACTTCGGAGTATCTGCCGGATAG